In the Nicotiana tabacum cultivar K326 chromosome 16, ASM71507v2, whole genome shotgun sequence genome, one interval contains:
- the LOC107770974 gene encoding putative pectin methyltransferase QUA2 has translation MSRPLHRGVSGGGRLSLNGPDIWDDSQMKDKTEKEDLERNRAAGDQTHLSIKFLSRMLFPDNSPSKQSLGENGLLSDPFSPGTGRNRLKYTLLLIRLSLVVIIILALTGSFWWTISITSSSRGQIYHGYRQLQEQVVSDLRDIGKLSLGAANVKDMEYCPPESENFVPCFNVSENLDFGLSKGEEFDRQCGPGSRQTCLVLPPVNYKIPLRWPTGRDVIWHANVNITAQEVLSSGSLTKRLMMLEEEQISFRSDSAMFDSIEDYSHQIAEMIGLRNESNFAQAGVRTILDIGCGYGSFGAHLFSSQLLTMCVANYEASGSQVQLTLERGLPAMIGSFNSKQLPYPSLSFDMIHCAECHVDWDQKDGILLVEVDRLLRPGGYFVWTSTVTNTQRSLRNKVSLKKWNFVRNFAESMCWELLSQQDETAVWKKTSLKKCYFARRPGVGPSLCSKGQDIESPYYRPLQACIAGTQSRRWIPIEERTKWPSRAKLNSSELKIHGLQSEALDEDSLNWNSAVNNYWSLLSPLIFSDHPKRPGDDDPSPPYNMLRNVLDMNAHFGGLNAALLDARKSAWVMNVIPTSGPNYLPLILDRGFVGVLHDWCEAFPTYPRTYDLVHANGLLSLEFGQHSRCLMFDLFIEIDRVLRPEGWVIIRDSVPLIELARVHAARLKWDARVVEVESSDEKLLICQKPFSRRQAS, from the exons ATGTCAAGGCCACTCCATAGAGGTGTGTCAGGTGGGGGGAGGTTATCACTTAATGGTCCTGATATTTGGGATGATTCTCAGATGAAAGATAAAACAGAAAAGGAAGATTTGGAGCGTAATCGCGCAGCTGGTGATCAGACTCATTTGTCTATCAAATTCCTTTCCCGGATGCTGTTTCCGGATAATTCTCCTTCAAAACAAAGTTTGGGTGAAAATGGCTTACTATCTGATCCATTTAGCCCTGGAACTGGCCGAAATAGGCTTAAGTACACTTTGCTTTTGATCAGGCTGAGCTTAGTTGTCATAATAATTCTTGCTCTTACCGGATCCTTTTGGTGGACAATTTCGATAACTTCTTCATCGAGAGGTCAAATATACCATGGATACAGGCAGCTTCAGGAGCAAGTAGTATCGGACTTGAGGGACATAGGGAAGCTATCTCTTGGTGCTGCAAATGTGAAAGATATGGAATATTGTCCTCCCGAATCTGAGAACTTTGTTCCATGCTTCAATGTGTCAGAAAATCTTGATTTTGGCCTTTCTAAAGGCGAGGAGTTTGACCGCCAATGTGGACCTGGTTCAAGACAAACTTGCTTGGTACTTCCCCCTGTCAATTACAAGATTCCTCTTAGGTGGCCTACCGGTAGAGACGTCATTTGGCATGCAAATGTTAATATTACTGCACAGGAGGTACTCTCCTCTGGAAGTTTGACAAAAAG GTTGATGATGTTAGAAGAAGAGCAGATTTCCTTTCGTTCGGACTCTGCTATGTTTGACAGCATTGAAGACTACTCACATCAAATAGCAGAAATGATTGGACTACGGAATGAATCGAACTTTGCACAAGCTGGA GTCCGAACTATCTTGGATATCGGATGTGGTTATGGCAGTTTTGGGGCACATCTCTTTTCTAGTCAACTATTGACCATGTGTGTTGCAAACTATGAAGCTTCGGGCAGTCAAGTTCAGCTAACACTTGAAAGAGGTCTCCCAGCAATGATTGGATCATTTAATTCAAAGCAGTTGCCTTATCCATCTCTTTCCTTTGATATGATACACTGTGCAGAATGTCATGTCGACTGGGATCAGAAAG ATGGTATTCTTCTTGTTGAAGTTGATCGATTATTGAGGCCTGGTGGATATTTTGTCTGGACTTCAACTGTTACGAATACTCAGCGCTCCCTCCGCAACAAAGTGAGCCTGAAAAAATGGAACTTTGTCCGGAATTTTGCTGAAAGTATGTGCTGGGAGCTGTTGTCACAACAAGATGAAACTGCTGTATGGAAAAAGACAAGTTTAAAGAAATGTTATTTTGCAAG GAGACCAGGTGTTGGGCCTTCTCTCTGCAGTAAAGGACAGGACATTGAATCCCCGTATTATCGACCACTCCAAGCATGCATTGCTGGAACTCAAAGCCGCCGGTGGATTCCTATTGAAGAAAGGACAAAGTGGCCTTCTAGGGCAAAATTGAACTCCAGCGAACTTAAGATTCATG GTTTGCAATCTGAAGCTCTTGATGAGGATTCCCTTAACTGGAATTCAGCAGTTAACAACTATTGGTCACTTCTTTCACCTTTAATATTTTCTGATCACCCAAAGAGACCTGGTGATGATGATCCTTCTCCTCCCTATAATATGCTTAGAAATGTGTTGGACATGAACGCCCATTTTGGTGGTCTGAATGCTGCCCTACTGGATGCACGAAAGTCAGCATGGGTCATGAACGTGATTCCCACTAGTGGGCCTAATTATCTTCCCCTAATTCTCGACAGGGGATTTGTTGGTGTTTTGCATGATTG GTGTGAGGCATTTCCAACATATCCGAGAACTTATGATCTAGTACATGCTAATGGACTTCTGTCACTGGAATTTGGCCAACATAGCAGATGTCTGATGTTTGATCTGTTTATTGAGATAGATCGTGTTCTTCGTCCAGAG GGCTGGGTGATTATACGTGATAGTGTCCCTCTTATTGAGTTAGCAAGAGTTCATGCCGCAAGGTTAAAATGGGACGCGAGAGTTGTagaggttgaaagcagtgacgagaaGCTACTAATTTGCCAGAAACCATTTTCTAGAAGACAAGCAAGCTAA